In Deinococcus radiotolerans, the genomic stretch AGGACGGTCTGCCCCCAGCGCTCGGCCACGCCGGGAAGATCGGGCAGCTGGTCCACCACCCCGTGGGCCAGCAGGAGCGTTCTGGCGCGGAGCACCTCGCCGGAGGCGAGGGTGACGGTGAAGCCCTCGGCGTCCCGCTGGGCCGTGGTCGCCAGGGTGTCCAGCACCGTGACGTTCGGGTAGGCGGCCAGATCGGCGCGAGCGTCGGCGATCATGTGACGCGGCGGCCGTCCGTCCTGGCCGAAAAAACCGTGTGAGTGGGCGGCGAAGCGGTTGCGGGGCTGCCCGCCGTCGAGGACACAGACGGGGCGGCCGCTGCGGGCAATCTGCATCGCGCCGGACAGCCCGGCGTAGCTGCCACCGATCACCAGGGCGTCAAAGAGCATGGGTGTTCTCCTGCGGGGCACAGAGGGGCACGTGGAGTCGGGCGTGGAAGTCACTGGCGAGGGCAGCCAGCGTCAGGGTCTGAAGCCGCGCGGTGATGAGGGACTCCGCGTCCGCGAGGGTGTCGTTCAGGGTGGTGTTGACGGCCTGCTCAATCAGGCAGGTGGGGCTGTGGGAGCGGTTGCCGAGGGCGAACAGCGTCGGTGAACCCAGCGCCCGGTAGACATCCAGGAGGGTCGTCTGGGCTGGGTCGCACGCGAGTCGCCAGCCTCCTCCGTGTCCTTTTTCAGAGGTGACGAGCCCCGCGGACCGGAGCCCAGCCATGGTGCGGCGGACCACGACGGGGTTGCTGTTCAGGGCGCTGGCAAGACGCTCGGACGGCGTGGCGGTCTGGGCGTCCATCAGGTGGAGGAGCAGGTGGAGCACGCTGGAGAGTCGGCTATCGAGGCTCATGGCACATGCACTGTTACATGACGTTTGTGCGGTGTCAAGAAAGCGAATGGGTAAATCATCCTGCAACAGGCGCTGTTGTCCTCAGCGAATGACCTGACTGCCTGACGGACGGCCCAAGAGAAGTCATCCCAATGCAGGCAGGCCCACTGTTCAGGTCATGGCCACGACACCTAGAAGAGCTGGGTTCTCCAATCTGACATCGGAGTCGGCACCTCTTACAAGGCGCGCCGGCGCGCCCACGCGGAGGGAGAGTGGACCTGACTGCACCGGCTCAGCCTCGGCGAGCCAGGTGAACGGAGGCCGCTCAGGC encodes the following:
- a CDS encoding Rrf2 family transcriptional regulator — its product is MSLDSRLSSVLHLLLHLMDAQTATPSERLASALNSNPVVVRRTMAGLRSAGLVTSEKGHGGGWRLACDPAQTTLLDVYRALGSPTLFALGNRSHSPTCLIEQAVNTTLNDTLADAESLITARLQTLTLAALASDFHARLHVPLCAPQENTHAL